A genomic region of Phenylobacterium parvum contains the following coding sequences:
- a CDS encoding MFS transporter yields MTEAAASASAGPAPAAPPPLSPLARIRAIMGGAAGNLVEWYDWFAYSSFALYFAPHFFPKGDTTAQLMQAAAVFWVGFLARPLGAWLTGLYADRAGRRAALTLSVSLMCAGSFAIAILPDYSVWGPLAPICLVAARLVQGLSLGGEYGASATYMSEVAGKTRRGFWSSFQFTTLIMGQLTALAVLILLQNLMPREALEAWGWRIPFVIGGLLAVVVFIIRRGIHESPSFLAAQAAAPEKSSAALLFRRFPRETAMIFVLTSAGSLAFYAYTTYMQKFLVNTTGFSKDTATAISAGSLVVYMLIQPLFGLLSDRVGRKTTLAFAFGAGALATFPVMTALSTAASPALALGLVVLLLFILSGYTAVNAVLKAELFPAHVRALGVALPYALANSIFGGSAEYVALAFKKAGAESGFYAYVAIVMSIAFLVALRLRDTQKQSLILED; encoded by the coding sequence ATGACCGAGGCCGCCGCTTCAGCGTCTGCCGGGCCCGCGCCCGCTGCACCGCCGCCCCTCAGCCCCCTGGCCCGCATCCGCGCCATCATGGGCGGCGCCGCCGGCAACCTGGTGGAGTGGTACGACTGGTTCGCCTACTCGTCCTTCGCCCTCTATTTCGCCCCGCACTTCTTCCCCAAAGGCGACACGACGGCCCAGCTGATGCAGGCCGCGGCGGTCTTCTGGGTGGGCTTCCTGGCCCGGCCCCTGGGCGCCTGGCTGACCGGCCTCTACGCAGACCGGGCCGGCCGGCGCGCCGCCCTGACCCTGTCGGTCTCGCTGATGTGCGCCGGCTCCTTCGCCATCGCCATCCTGCCGGACTATTCGGTCTGGGGCCCGCTGGCGCCGATCTGCCTGGTGGCGGCGCGCCTGGTCCAAGGCCTGTCCCTGGGCGGCGAGTACGGCGCCAGCGCCACCTACATGTCGGAGGTCGCGGGCAAGACCCGCCGCGGCTTCTGGTCCAGCTTCCAGTTCACCACCCTGATCATGGGCCAGCTGACGGCCCTGGCCGTGCTGATCCTGCTGCAGAACCTGATGCCCAGGGAGGCCCTGGAGGCCTGGGGCTGGCGCATTCCCTTCGTGATCGGCGGCCTGCTGGCGGTGGTGGTCTTCATCATCCGCCGGGGCATCCACGAGAGCCCCTCCTTCCTGGCGGCCCAGGCTGCGGCGCCGGAGAAGTCGAGCGCCGCCCTCCTGTTCCGGCGCTTCCCGCGCGAGACGGCGATGATCTTCGTCCTGACCTCGGCCGGCTCGCTCGCCTTCTACGCCTACACGACCTACATGCAGAAGTTCCTGGTCAACACTACGGGCTTCTCCAAGGACACGGCCACGGCCATCAGCGCCGGCTCGCTGGTGGTCTACATGCTCATCCAGCCCCTGTTCGGCCTCTTGTCGGACCGGGTGGGCCGCAAGACCACCCTGGCCTTCGCCTTCGGGGCCGGCGCCCTGGCGACCTTTCCCGTGATGACGGCCCTGTCCACGGCCGCCTCGCCCGCCCTGGCCCTGGGCCTGGTGGTCCTGCTGCTCTTCATCCTGTCGGGCTACACGGCGGTGAACGCCGTGCTGAAGGCCGAGCTCTTCCCCGCCCATGTCCGCGCCCTGGGGGTGGCCCTGCCCTACGCCCTGGCCAACTCCATCTTCGGCGGGTCGGCGGAGTATGTGGCCCTGGCGTTCAAGAAGGCCGGCGCTGAGAGCGGCTTCTACGCCTATGTGGCGATCGTCATGTCCATCGCCTTCCTGGTCGCCCTGCGCCTGCGCGACACCCAGAAGCAGAGCCTGATCCTCGAGGACTAG
- a CDS encoding MmcQ/YjbR family DNA-binding protein — MTPEAFEAAALALPATEKVVQWGGADVYKVGGRVFALRTLEGALSIKVSDIAYAVLVETGRARPAPYLARAKWVAFEALEDLDADEVRGWLASAHALVAARLTRKARAELGLSV, encoded by the coding sequence GTGACCCCGGAGGCCTTCGAGGCCGCCGCCCTGGCCCTGCCTGCGACGGAGAAGGTCGTCCAGTGGGGCGGCGCCGACGTCTACAAGGTGGGCGGTCGGGTGTTCGCCCTCAGGACCCTGGAAGGAGCCCTGTCGATCAAGGTCAGCGACATCGCCTACGCCGTGCTGGTCGAGACGGGGCGGGCCCGGCCGGCGCCCTACCTGGCGCGCGCCAAATGGGTGGCCTTTGAGGCGCTGGAGGACCTGGACGCGGACGAGGTGCGCGGCTGGCTGGCCAGCGCCCACGCCCTGGTCGCCGCCCGGCTGACGCGCAAGGCCCGGGCCGAACTGGGCCTCTCCGTTTAG
- a CDS encoding TetR/AcrR family transcriptional regulator: protein MTVRAAQRQVVTERLAGHLLATGLSRTSVRQLAAAAGVSDRMLLYYFRDKAEALGEAMGHVAAQLGGRLEAALPAGARLSPERLLAESARIVTAPDVRPFMALWMEVIAAAARGEAPFAGIAGQVTAGFLGWIETRLDIEDAERRAATAGLILAAVDGLALLEIGAGAPAALAAAERARDLRFTP, encoded by the coding sequence ATGACGGTCCGCGCGGCGCAGAGGCAGGTGGTGACGGAGCGGCTGGCGGGGCACCTGCTGGCCACCGGGCTGTCGCGCACCAGCGTCCGGCAGCTGGCGGCGGCGGCCGGGGTCTCCGACCGCATGCTGCTCTACTATTTCCGGGACAAGGCCGAGGCCCTGGGCGAGGCCATGGGGCATGTGGCGGCCCAGCTGGGCGGGCGGCTGGAGGCGGCCCTGCCGGCGGGCGCGCGCCTGTCGCCCGAGCGCCTGCTGGCCGAGTCGGCGCGGATCGTCACCGCGCCCGATGTGCGACCCTTCATGGCCCTGTGGATGGAGGTCATCGCCGCCGCCGCCCGGGGCGAAGCGCCCTTCGCCGGCATCGCCGGACAGGTCACCGCCGGCTTCCTGGGCTGGATCGAGACCCGGCTGGACATCGAGGATGCGGAGCGGCGGGCGGCGACGGCCGGCCTCATCCTGGCGGCCGTCGACGGCCTCGCCCTGCTGGAGATCGGCGCCGGGGCGCCGGCCGCCCTGGCGGCGGCGGAGCGGGCGCGGGACTTGCGCTTCACGCCGTAA
- a CDS encoding DUF983 domain-containing protein: MTQSPAFATALSRGLRGRCPHCGEGRLFRTYLKVNPACPACGVDLARYPADDGPAYFTILIVGHLVIVPVLFIPWVWQGPTLVTVPVTLGFLAAVTLAFLPIVKGAFIGHMAFLRATADQAERHTADRA, encoded by the coding sequence ATGACCCAGAGCCCCGCATTCGCCACCGCCCTGTCCCGCGGCCTTCGCGGTCGCTGCCCGCACTGCGGCGAGGGGCGGCTGTTCCGGACCTACCTCAAGGTGAACCCGGCCTGCCCGGCCTGCGGCGTCGACCTGGCGCGCTATCCGGCCGACGACGGCCCGGCCTATTTCACCATCCTGATCGTCGGCCACCTGGTGATCGTGCCGGTGCTGTTCATTCCCTGGGTCTGGCAGGGGCCGACCCTGGTCACCGTGCCGGTGACCCTGGGCTTCCTGGCGGCCGTGACCCTGGCCTTCCTGCCGATCGTGAAGGGCGCCTTCATCGGGCACATGGCCTTCCTGCGCGCCACCGCCGACCAGGCGGAGCGCCACACGGCCGACCGGGCCTGA
- the msrA gene encoding peptide-methionine (S)-S-oxide reductase MsrA has protein sequence MVFFRKSPDMPTAATALPGRPDPLPTAAVNFVTGQPLKGPFGEGLSVALFAMGCFWGVERKFWQTPGVVATAVGYVNGFTPNPTYEEVCSGRTGHTEAVLVHFDPAVISFEGLLKVFWEGHDPTQGMRQGNDIGSQYRSGIYAFDEAQAEAARASKAAYQGALSAKGFGAITTEIAPAPAFYYAEHYHQQYLAKVPDGYCGVGGTGVACPIGVGVKA, from the coding sequence ATGGTCTTCTTCCGCAAGTCGCCCGACATGCCCACCGCCGCCACCGCCCTGCCCGGCCGGCCGGATCCCCTGCCCACGGCGGCGGTCAACTTCGTCACCGGCCAGCCGCTGAAGGGGCCCTTCGGCGAGGGCCTCTCCGTCGCCCTGTTCGCCATGGGCTGCTTCTGGGGCGTGGAGCGCAAGTTCTGGCAGACGCCCGGCGTGGTCGCCACGGCGGTGGGCTATGTCAACGGCTTCACCCCCAACCCGACCTACGAGGAGGTCTGCAGCGGGCGCACCGGCCACACCGAGGCCGTGCTCGTGCACTTCGACCCCGCCGTCATCTCGTTCGAGGGCCTGCTGAAGGTGTTCTGGGAAGGACACGACCCCACCCAGGGCATGCGCCAGGGCAATGACATCGGCAGCCAGTACCGGTCGGGGATCTACGCCTTCGACGAGGCCCAGGCCGAGGCGGCGCGCGCCTCGAAGGCCGCCTACCAGGGCGCCCTTTCGGCGAAGGGCTTCGGCGCCATCACCACCGAGATCGCCCCGGCCCCGGCCTTCTACTACGCCGAGCACTACCACCAGCAGTACCTGGCCAAGGTGCCCGACGGCTATTGCGGCGTCGGCGGCACGGGCGTGGCCTGCCCCATCGGGGTCGGCGTGAAGGCGTGA
- a CDS encoding limonene-1,2-epoxide hydrolase family protein, with translation MSAPNDPAAVVDAFLAAMEAKDYAAAAPFVAEDCHYENMNAPGMVHVGPAGVVGFLEPFFAPIAKNEFHVLRRAVAGPVVFMERLDRHLFGSKWVELPVTGVFEVRDGKIVFYRDYFDAQVLTAQLAG, from the coding sequence ATGAGCGCCCCCAATGATCCCGCCGCCGTGGTCGACGCCTTCCTGGCCGCCATGGAGGCCAAGGACTACGCCGCCGCCGCCCCCTTCGTCGCCGAGGACTGCCACTACGAGAACATGAACGCCCCGGGCATGGTGCATGTGGGCCCGGCCGGAGTGGTGGGCTTCCTGGAGCCCTTCTTCGCCCCGATCGCGAAGAACGAGTTCCATGTCCTGCGCCGGGCCGTCGCCGGGCCAGTGGTGTTCATGGAGCGCCTCGACAGGCATCTCTTCGGATCGAAGTGGGTGGAGCTGCCGGTGACCGGCGTCTTCGAGGTCAGGGACGGCAAGATCGTCTTCTACCGCGACTATTTCGACGCCCAGGTCCTGACCGCCCAGCTGGCGGGATAG
- the lepA gene encoding translation elongation factor 4 codes for MTTPLSRIRNFSIVAHIDHGKSTLSDRLIQETGALSKREMTEQVLDNMDIERERGITIKAQTVRLEYKARDGETYILNLMDTPGHVDFAYEVSRSLAACEGSILVVDSSQGVEAQTLANVYQAIDNDHEIVPVLNKIDLPAADPDRVREQIEDVIGIDASDAVLCSAKTGEGIADVLEAVVTRLPAPKGDIDAPLKALLVDAWYDPYLGVVVLVRVMDGRLRAGMKVRMINSGAVHQVDRIGVFRPKQVEVDELGPGEIGYITAQIKQVADAAVGDTLTEEKRQTSSPLPGFRVAQSVVFCGLFPVDAADFEDLRAAIGRLRLNDASFTYEMETSAALGFGFRCGFLGLLHLEIIQERLSREFDLDLIATAPSVVYRITLTNGEVLELHNPADMPDPVKIDTIAEPWIKATILTPDEYLGAVIKLCQDRRGVQRELSYVGSRAMVIYDLPLNEVVFDFYDRLKSVSKGYASFDYQVEDYRVGDLVKMSILVNAEPVDALSMLVHRDRAEARGRGMVEKMKDLISPHMFQIPLQAAIGGRIIARETIRALRKDVTAKCYGGDMSRKRKLLDKQKAGKKRMRQFGKVDIPQEAFIAALKMDAD; via the coding sequence ATGACCACCCCGCTCAGCCGAATCCGCAACTTCTCGATCGTGGCCCACATCGACCACGGCAAGTCGACCCTGTCCGACCGCCTCATCCAGGAGACGGGCGCCCTGTCGAAGCGCGAGATGACCGAGCAGGTCCTCGACAACATGGACATCGAGCGCGAGCGCGGGATCACCATCAAGGCCCAGACCGTGCGCCTGGAGTACAAGGCCCGGGACGGCGAGACCTACATCCTCAACCTGATGGACACCCCCGGCCACGTGGACTTCGCCTACGAGGTCAGCCGCAGCCTGGCCGCCTGCGAGGGCTCCATCCTGGTGGTGGACTCCAGCCAGGGCGTCGAGGCCCAGACCCTGGCCAACGTCTACCAGGCCATCGACAACGACCATGAGATCGTCCCGGTCCTGAACAAGATCGACCTGCCCGCCGCCGACCCGGACCGGGTGCGCGAGCAGATCGAGGACGTGATCGGCATCGACGCCTCCGACGCCGTCCTCTGCTCGGCCAAGACGGGGGAGGGGATCGCCGACGTCCTGGAGGCCGTGGTCACACGGCTGCCGGCGCCCAAGGGCGACATCGACGCCCCCCTGAAGGCCCTGCTGGTGGACGCCTGGTACGACCCCTACCTGGGCGTTGTGGTGCTGGTGCGGGTCATGGACGGGCGCCTGCGCGCCGGCATGAAGGTGCGGATGATCAACTCCGGCGCCGTCCACCAGGTCGACCGGATCGGCGTCTTCCGGCCCAAGCAGGTCGAGGTGGACGAGCTGGGCCCCGGCGAGATCGGCTACATCACCGCCCAGATCAAGCAGGTGGCCGACGCCGCCGTCGGCGACACCCTCACCGAGGAGAAGCGCCAGACCTCCAGCCCCCTGCCGGGCTTCCGCGTCGCCCAGTCGGTGGTGTTCTGCGGCCTCTTCCCGGTGGACGCCGCCGACTTCGAGGACCTGCGCGCGGCCATCGGCCGCCTGCGCCTGAACGACGCCAGCTTCACCTACGAGATGGAGACCTCGGCGGCCCTGGGCTTCGGCTTCCGCTGCGGCTTCCTGGGCCTCCTGCACCTGGAGATCATCCAGGAGCGCCTGTCGCGCGAGTTCGACCTCGACCTGATCGCCACCGCCCCCAGCGTGGTCTACCGGATCACCCTGACCAACGGCGAGGTGCTGGAGCTCCACAACCCCGCCGACATGCCCGACCCGGTGAAGATCGACACCATCGCCGAGCCCTGGATCAAGGCCACCATCCTGACGCCGGACGAGTACCTCGGCGCGGTGATCAAGCTCTGCCAGGACCGCCGCGGCGTGCAGCGCGAGCTGTCCTACGTGGGCAGCCGGGCCATGGTGATCTACGACCTGCCCCTGAACGAGGTGGTCTTCGACTTCTACGACCGGCTGAAGAGCGTCTCCAAGGGCTACGCCTCCTTCGACTACCAGGTCGAGGACTACCGGGTCGGCGACCTGGTCAAGATGAGCATCCTGGTCAACGCCGAGCCCGTCGACGCCCTGTCCATGCTGGTCCACCGCGACCGGGCCGAGGCCCGCGGCCGGGGCATGGTCGAGAAGATGAAGGACCTGATCAGCCCGCACATGTTCCAGATCCCGCTCCAGGCGGCGATCGGCGGCCGGATCATCGCCCGCGAAACCATCCGCGCCCTGCGCAAGGACGTCACCGCCAAGTGCTATGGCGGCGACATGAGCCGCAAGCGCAAGCTGCTGGACAAGCAGAAGGCCGGCAAGAAGCGCATGCGCCAGTTCGGCAAGGTCGACATCCCGCAGGAAGCCTTCATCGCCGCCCTGAAGATGGACGCGGACTAG